A single Pseudoalteromonas phenolica DNA region contains:
- a CDS encoding sensor histidine kinase has protein sequence MKWQALVDNRQRFFWVLQIAGWIGYALVNYIGSKVFEMRDIYVFVIVLNAYAGCLMTVPLRYLYRKIWNSKPWVLIVVVFSASYVTGTLWSVIQKFNLWEIYRHGYRPTEWFYYFQQGLDSVYIILCWSGLYFGIKYYQLLQSERQKALKANTMAHEAQLKMLRYQLNPHFLFNTLNAISTLILVEENKDANQMVSRLSDFLRYTLNTDPIKKVPLEQEIHALNLYLEIEKVRFDERLSIDVSMSEEAKQALVPSLLLQPLIENSIKYAIAHMTEGGKLEIKAQVFANELLLEVGDNGPGADIKNGKLLNASGVGIANTQDRLKTLYENNYSFALSHNTPNGLKVNIRVPYEKAESND, from the coding sequence TTGAAATGGCAAGCTTTAGTCGATAACCGACAACGATTCTTTTGGGTACTTCAAATTGCAGGCTGGATTGGCTATGCATTAGTAAACTATATTGGCTCAAAAGTTTTCGAAATGAGAGATATTTATGTATTCGTCATTGTATTAAATGCCTATGCAGGTTGTTTAATGACAGTACCGCTACGTTATCTCTATAGAAAAATATGGAACTCTAAACCATGGGTTCTTATTGTTGTTGTTTTCAGTGCGTCGTATGTAACTGGCACACTTTGGTCTGTGATACAAAAATTTAACCTTTGGGAAATTTATCGTCATGGATATAGACCCACAGAGTGGTTTTATTATTTTCAACAAGGCTTAGATTCTGTTTACATCATTCTATGTTGGAGTGGTTTATACTTCGGTATTAAGTATTATCAGTTACTTCAGAGTGAACGCCAAAAAGCGTTAAAAGCGAATACTATGGCACATGAAGCTCAGCTTAAAATGCTTAGGTATCAACTCAACCCTCATTTCTTGTTTAATACACTAAATGCAATATCCACTTTGATTCTCGTTGAAGAGAACAAAGATGCAAATCAGATGGTCTCAAGGTTGAGCGACTTTCTTCGGTACACATTGAACACTGATCCTATCAAAAAAGTACCACTTGAACAGGAAATACATGCACTAAACTTATATCTTGAAATCGAGAAAGTACGTTTTGATGAACGATTATCAATAGATGTTAGCATGTCAGAAGAAGCAAAACAGGCTTTAGTCCCAAGTTTGTTATTGCAACCGTTAATTGAAAACTCAATCAAATATGCCATCGCCCACATGACGGAAGGTGGTAAGTTAGAGATTAAAGCGCAAGTCTTTGCCAACGAGTTATTATTAGAGGTAGGGGATAATGGCCCCGGAGCCGATATAAAAAATGGAAAGTTGTTGAACGCGTCAGGAGTGGGTATTGCGAATACCCAAGATAGATTAAAAACCTTATACGAAAATAATTACTCGTTTGCTCTATCACACAACACACCAAACGGGCTAAAAGTAAATATTCGCGTTCCTTATGAGAAGGCAGAAAGTAATGACTAG